The Desulfovibrio litoralis DSM 11393 genome includes a window with the following:
- a CDS encoding IMP cyclohydrolase — MKSTTPLTNPANLKDMYKKLQEDPFPSDLTISLGEQTLKYRKRTWNIDNEEKGLRYGENPDQPAALYELVEGSFNAGGIEFRKAGMGLCSALTEAQMLQAGKHPGKTNLTDVDNGANILQYLHERPAALILKHNNPCGAAWSNDSLEDALEKAYLGDRIAAFGGAVIVNRPLNKESAELINSAYYEVVAAPEFEEGSLEILKARKNLRIIKIPRLGELQTYNTTPFLDIKSLCDGGLIIQKSFLNRIRSVVDFLPATAEKDGVSVSARKPTTKEAEDLFFAWAVEAGVSSNSVIFAKDGATVSIGTGEQDRIGCIEIAAHKAYTKYADLLSFNEHRLSIYELKRKALSEPNYAAILADIQTRTNEARGGLIGSSMVSDGFFPFRDGVDAATAEGVTAIAQPGGSLRDFEVIEAVNEVSPQVAMVFTGQRSFKH; from the coding sequence ATGAAAAGCACAACGCCTTTAACCAATCCTGCAAATCTTAAAGATATGTATAAAAAGTTACAGGAAGACCCGTTCCCATCTGATTTAACAATAAGTCTCGGAGAACAAACCTTAAAATATCGTAAACGTACTTGGAATATTGACAACGAAGAAAAAGGGTTGCGCTATGGGGAAAACCCGGATCAACCGGCTGCGTTATACGAACTTGTCGAAGGTTCTTTTAATGCCGGTGGAATAGAATTTCGCAAGGCCGGAATGGGCTTGTGTTCTGCATTAACCGAAGCCCAAATGCTTCAAGCCGGAAAACACCCGGGAAAAACCAACTTAACCGACGTTGATAACGGAGCAAATATTTTACAATATCTCCATGAACGTCCCGCCGCTTTAATTTTAAAACACAACAACCCCTGCGGAGCCGCTTGGAGCAATGACTCATTGGAAGATGCCCTTGAAAAGGCTTACCTCGGCGATAGAATAGCCGCTTTTGGCGGAGCAGTTATCGTTAACCGTCCGCTTAATAAAGAAAGTGCCGAATTAATAAATTCCGCTTATTACGAAGTTGTTGCCGCTCCTGAGTTTGAAGAAGGTAGTTTAGAAATTTTAAAAGCCCGCAAAAACCTGCGTATTATTAAAATCCCTCGTTTAGGCGAACTTCAAACTTATAACACAACTCCGTTTTTAGATATAAAATCTTTGTGCGACGGTGGTTTGATTATTCAAAAATCTTTCTTAAACCGTATTCGTAGCGTAGTCGACTTCCTGCCTGCCACTGCGGAAAAAGACGGAGTCAGCGTTTCGGCACGCAAACCCACAACCAAAGAAGCCGAAGATTTATTTTTTGCTTGGGCGGTTGAAGCGGGAGTAAGTTCTAACTCGGTTATTTTCGCTAAAGATGGTGCAACCGTCTCAATAGGAACAGGAGAACAAGACAGAATAGGCTGTATAGAAATAGCCGCCCACAAAGCCTATACTAAATATGCAGACTTACTATCATTTAACGAACATCGCCTTTCTATTTACGAACTTAAACGAAAAGCTTTAAGCGAGCCTAACTATGCGGCAATTTTAGCCGATATTCAAACAAGAACAAACGAAGCCAGAGGCGGACTGATTGGCTCATCAATGGTTTCTGACGGATTTTTTCCTTTTAGAGACGGAGTAGACGCCGCCACAGCCGAGGGAGTAACCGCAATAGCCCAACCCGGCGGTTCTTTAAGAGACTTTGAAGTAATCGAAGCCGTAAACGAAGTTAGCCCCCAAGTTGCTATGGTCTTTACCGGTCAGCGTTCGTTCAAACACTAG
- the asnS gene encoding asparagine--tRNA ligase, translated as MMRTRIAQALELPEPQKDIKISGWVRTRRDAKGFSFIELNDGSCLNNIQVIVDENTPAFSSLDKVGTGASLEVVGELVLSPGKGQRYEVKAQTLKVFGEADPETFPLQKKRHSDEFLRTIAHLRPRTNKYGAAFRVRSEAAFAVHEFFRERGYFHVHTPILTGSDCEGAGEMFRVTTLPTNEIPQNKENPFENDFFGCEANLTVSGQLEAETLAMGLGQVYTFGPTFRAENSNTHRHAAEFWMIEPEAAFATLDDMMTLGEDITRTVLDRIMTRLPNEMELFDKFVEPGLLEHLKHIVQSDFVKLPYSEAIEILSKTKAKFEYPVSYGLDLQTEHERYLTEQHFKKPVIVYDYPKQIKAFYMRLNDDQQTVAAMDLLVPRIGELIGGSQREERLDILTKRIQDLGQDPENYWWYLDLRRFGSVPHAGFGLGFERLLMLITGINNIRDVIPFPRTPNNLEF; from the coding sequence ATGATGCGTACTCGTATTGCTCAGGCTTTGGAACTGCCTGAGCCTCAAAAAGATATAAAAATTTCAGGTTGGGTAAGAACCCGCCGAGATGCCAAAGGCTTTTCTTTTATTGAACTCAACGATGGTTCTTGTTTAAACAATATTCAAGTTATAGTCGATGAAAACACCCCCGCCTTTAGCTCTCTTGACAAAGTCGGAACCGGAGCAAGCCTTGAAGTTGTTGGAGAATTGGTCTTATCACCCGGAAAAGGTCAGCGCTATGAAGTTAAAGCACAAACCTTAAAAGTATTTGGCGAGGCTGATCCTGAAACTTTTCCTTTGCAAAAAAAACGTCATTCCGACGAGTTTTTACGCACAATCGCCCATCTGCGTCCGAGAACCAATAAATATGGAGCTGCCTTTAGAGTACGCTCAGAAGCCGCCTTTGCCGTACATGAATTTTTCCGTGAGCGTGGATATTTTCATGTGCATACCCCTATTTTAACAGGGTCTGACTGTGAAGGTGCGGGCGAAATGTTTAGAGTAACGACTCTTCCCACTAACGAAATTCCTCAAAACAAAGAGAACCCTTTTGAAAACGATTTTTTTGGATGTGAAGCAAACCTAACCGTATCAGGACAACTCGAAGCCGAAACTCTCGCTATGGGGCTTGGACAAGTATATACTTTCGGACCAACCTTTAGAGCGGAAAATTCAAACACCCACAGACACGCCGCAGAATTTTGGATGATAGAACCTGAGGCTGCCTTTGCTACTTTAGACGATATGATGACGCTTGGCGAAGATATTACTCGTACTGTTTTAGATCGTATCATGACCAGGCTGCCCAATGAAATGGAACTTTTTGACAAGTTTGTTGAACCCGGTCTACTTGAACATTTAAAACATATTGTTCAAAGCGATTTCGTCAAACTCCCATACAGTGAAGCTATTGAAATTCTTAGCAAAACAAAAGCTAAGTTTGAATATCCCGTAAGTTACGGGCTTGACCTTCAAACTGAACATGAACGCTATTTAACAGAACAACACTTTAAAAAACCTGTTATTGTTTATGATTATCCGAAACAAATTAAGGCGTTTTACATGCGTCTTAACGACGACCAACAAACAGTAGCGGCGATGGATTTATTAGTCCCTCGTATAGGTGAACTTATTGGTGGAAGTCAAAGAGAAGAACGTCTTGATATTTTAACCAAACGTATTCAAGATCTTGGACAAGACCCTGAAAATTATTGGTGGTATTTAGATTTAAGACGTTTCGGTTCTGTTCCACATGCCGGTTTTGGATTAGGTTTTGAGCGTTTGCTTATGTTAATTACGGGAATAAATAATATCAGAGACGTTATTCCTTTTCCTCGTACTCCAAACAATCTTGAATTTTAA
- a CDS encoding DUF47 domain-containing protein, translating to MIRLPLFGLLSPRSPMLGLMKHYECIEKGMKLVEESLECYILSDTNGECREFRRLQEELNLLEEQADKIKRNVRNHLPAWLMMPVDRTLIFSYTRHQDDILNEGQRALHWLSMRQFVIPEDLQKDLIYYIAEVYQNVQLLKIALTQTVDFINGDDIDRETTKQSCRNVRKQHKIVNQQRHKITYKVYNSEVMDFKSIYQLMNFISSMDTISHSAEDCAETLRAMIAK from the coding sequence ATGATTCGCCTTCCTTTGTTTGGATTACTGTCTCCGCGTTCCCCTATGCTTGGGCTTATGAAACACTATGAGTGTATTGAAAAAGGAATGAAGCTTGTCGAAGAATCATTGGAATGTTATATTTTAAGTGATACTAACGGAGAATGTCGAGAGTTTCGCAGATTGCAAGAAGAGCTTAATCTTCTCGAAGAACAAGCAGATAAGATTAAACGTAATGTACGTAATCACCTTCCGGCTTGGTTAATGATGCCTGTTGATAGAACCCTTATCTTTTCTTATACAAGACATCAGGACGATATTTTAAACGAAGGACAACGAGCCTTACACTGGCTCTCTATGCGTCAATTTGTTATTCCCGAAGATTTGCAAAAAGACTTGATTTATTATATCGCCGAAGTTTACCAAAACGTTCAGCTACTTAAAATCGCTTTAACGCAAACAGTTGATTTCATTAATGGTGATGATATTGATCGTGAAACAACCAAGCAATCATGCAGAAATGTTAGAAAACAACATAAAATAGTTAATCAACAACGCCATAAAATAACTTATAAAGTCTATAACTCTGAAGTTATGGATTTTAAATCAATTTACCAGTTGATGAATTTTATCAGCAGTATGGATACGATAAGCCATAGTGCCGAAGATTGTGCCGAAACCTTAAGAGCTATGATTGCTAAATAA
- a CDS encoding inorganic phosphate transporter, whose amino-acid sequence MDSFALLFLSFAGFAGFLMAFSLGANDVANSMASAVGAKAITVRQAVVIASVLNIVGAVFLGSHVTSTISNGIIHAGMIPDAKIIMIGMLASLLSAGLWVLVATFTGLPVSSTHSIIGSIIGFGIVAGGVDAIQWKTITYVILSWVVSPFFGALIAFLVFSQIRRSILYSKEVLAKARFWAPWWVGLTVTLVVLSFCYKTPYGKSLHLGLFHGIIIFIVSMGITILVSSYYLDKTMPKRSSPERSKHAIVESLFRRMQMGTACYVAVSQGANDVANAVAPVAAIYVIATTGSLGAKVDVPTWLLLMGGVGIALGIVLLGYKVMSTVGEKITKMNNTRGFAVAFSSATTVLMASNLGLPVSTTHAAVGSVVGVGLARGFAAVDFRVLGKIVLYWLLTLPIAAFTSIVIFYILRLLFL is encoded by the coding sequence ATGGATAGTTTTGCTCTATTATTTTTATCTTTTGCCGGCTTTGCCGGGTTCTTGATGGCGTTTAGTCTCGGAGCGAATGATGTTGCCAATTCTATGGCGTCTGCCGTTGGTGCTAAAGCAATTACCGTTCGTCAAGCCGTTGTAATAGCAAGTGTTTTAAATATTGTCGGTGCGGTTTTTTTAGGTTCTCATGTTACTTCAACTATTTCTAACGGTATTATCCATGCCGGAATGATTCCTGATGCAAAAATTATCATGATCGGTATGTTGGCGTCTTTGCTCTCTGCCGGATTATGGGTGCTTGTTGCGACTTTTACGGGTTTGCCTGTTTCGTCGACACACTCTATTATTGGAAGCATTATCGGTTTTGGAATTGTTGCCGGTGGTGTTGACGCTATTCAGTGGAAAACCATTACTTATGTGATATTATCTTGGGTAGTATCACCTTTTTTTGGGGCATTAATTGCATTTTTAGTTTTTTCACAAATACGCCGCAGTATTTTATATAGTAAAGAAGTTCTCGCTAAAGCTCGCTTTTGGGCTCCTTGGTGGGTGGGTTTAACTGTTACTTTGGTTGTATTGTCTTTTTGTTATAAAACGCCTTACGGAAAATCTCTTCATCTTGGTCTTTTTCATGGTATTATTATTTTTATAGTGAGTATGGGTATAACTATTTTGGTTTCTTCTTACTATTTAGATAAAACCATGCCCAAAAGATCAAGCCCTGAACGAAGCAAACACGCCATTGTTGAATCGTTATTCAGGCGTATGCAGATGGGAACAGCTTGTTATGTTGCCGTTTCTCAGGGAGCAAATGATGTTGCCAATGCGGTTGCTCCTGTTGCGGCGATTTATGTAATTGCGACTACCGGAAGTTTAGGGGCAAAAGTTGATGTTCCAACTTGGCTTTTATTGATGGGTGGAGTCGGCATCGCTTTGGGTATTGTTTTGCTTGGGTATAAAGTTATGTCAACGGTTGGCGAAAAGATTACAAAAATGAATAATACGCGAGGGTTCGCCGTAGCATTTAGCTCGGCAACCACGGTATTAATGGCGTCTAACTTAGGTCTGCCTGTTTCTACGACTCATGCGGCGGTTGGTTCCGTTGTGGGGGTTGGTTTGGCTCGGGGGTTTGCTGCTGTTGATTTTAGAGTTTTAGGAAAGATAGTTCTTTATTGGCTTTTAACTTTGCCGATTGCAGCCTTTACATCTATCGTAATTTTTTACATATTAAGGTTGTTATTTTTGTAG